From a region of the Pongo abelii isolate AG06213 chromosome 9, NHGRI_mPonAbe1-v2.0_pri, whole genome shotgun sequence genome:
- the SF1 gene encoding splicing factor 1 isoform X13, protein MEQKTVIPGMPTVIPPGLTREQERAYIVQLQIEDLTRKLRTGDLGIPPNPEDRSPSPEPIYNSEGKRLNTREFRTRKKLEEERHNLITEMVALNPDFKPPADYKPPATRVSDKVMIPQDEYPEINFVGLLIGPRGNTLKNIEKECNAKIMIRGKGSVKEGKVGRKDGQMLPGEDEPLHALVTANTMENVKKAVEQIRNILKQGIETPEDQNDLRKMQLRELARLNGTLREDDNRILRPWQSSETRSITNTTVCTKCGGAGHIASDCKFQRPGDPQSAQDKARMDKEYLSLMAELGEAPVPASVGSTSGPATTPLASAPRPAAPANNPPPPSLMSTTQSRPPWMNSGPSESRPYHGMHGGGPGGPGGGPHSFPHPLPSLTGGHGGHPMQHNPNGPPPPWMQPPPPPMNQGPHPPGHHGPPPMVPGKYACGLWGLSPASRKRYDAATTYGHDATAAAASQWAAPTPSLWSSSPMATAAAAASAAPSAQQQYGFQYPLAMAAKIPPRGGDGPSHESEDFPRPLVTLPGRQPQQRPWWTGWFGKAA, encoded by the exons GTCCCCTTCCCCTGAGCCCATCTACAATAGCGAGGGGAAGCGGCTTAACACCCGAGAGTTCCGCACCCGCAAAAAGCTGGAAGAGGAGCGGCACAACCTCATCACAGAGATGGTTGCGCTCAATCCGGATTTCAAGCCACCTGCAGATTACAA ACCTCCAGCAACACGTGTGAGTGATAAAGTCATGATTCCACAAGATGAGTACCCAGAAATCAACTTTGTGGGGCTGCTCATCGGGCCCAG AGGGAACACCCTGAAAAACATAGAGAAGGAGTGCAATGCCAAGATTATGATCCGGGGGAAAGGGTCTGTGAAAGAAGGGAAGGTTGGGCGCAAAGATGGCCAGATGTTGCCAGGAGAAGATGAGCCACTTCATGCCCTGGTCACTGCCAATACAATGGAGAACGTCAAAAAGGCAGTGGAACAG ATAAGAAACATCCTGAAGCAGGGTATCGAGACCCCAGAGGACCAGAATGATCTACGGAAGATGCAGCTTCGGGAGTTGGCTCGCTTGAATGGGACCCTTCGGGAAGACGACAACAG GATCTTAAGACCCTGGCAGAGCTCAGAGACCCGCAGCATTACCAACACCACAGTGTGTACCaagtgtggaggggctggccacATTGCTTCAGACTGTAAATTCCAAAG GCCTGGTGATCCTCAGTCAGCTCAGGATAAAGCTCGGATGGATAAAGAATATTTGTCCCTCATGGCTGAACTGGGTGAAGCACCTGTCCCAGCATCTGTGGGCTCCACCTctgggcctgccaccacacccctgGCCAGCGCACCTCGTCCTGCTGCTCCCGCCAACAACCCACCTCCACCG TCTCTCATGTCTACCACCCAGAGCCGCCCACCCTGGATGAATTCTGGCCCTTCAGAGAGTCGGCCCTACCACGGCATGCACGGAGGTGGTCCTGGTGGGCCCGGAGGTGGCCCCCACAGCTTCCCACACCCATTACCCAGCCTGACAGGTGGGCATGGTGGACATCCCATGCAGCACAACCCCAATGGACCCCCACCCCCTTGGAtgcagccaccaccaccaccgatGAACCAGGGCCCCCACCCTCCTGGGCACCATGGCCCTCCTCCAATGG TACCTGGGAAGTACGCCTGTGGGCTCTGGGGTCTATCGCCTGCATCAAGGAAAAG GTATGATGCCGCCACCACCTATGGGCATGatgccaccgccgccgccgcctcccagtgggcagcccccaccccctccctctgGTCCTCTTCCCCCatggcaacagcagcagcagcagcctccgCCGCCCCCTCCGCCCAGCAGCAGTATGGCTTCCAGTACCCCCTTGCCATGGCAGCAAA GATCCCTCCCCGCGGCGGCGATGGCCCGAGCCATGAGAGTGAGGACTTTCCGCGCCCATTGGTGACCCTTCCAGGCAGACAGCCTCAGCAACGCCCCTGGTGGACAGGATGGTTCGGCAAAGCAGCCTGA
- the SF1 gene encoding splicing factor 1 isoform X7 — protein MEQKTVIPGMPTVIPPGLTREQERAYIVQLQIEDLTRKLRTGDLGIPPNPEDRSPSPEPIYNSEGKRLNTREFRTRKKLEEERHNLITEMVALNPDFKPPADYKPPATRVSDKVMIPQDEYPEINFVGLLIGPRGNTLKNIEKECNAKIMIRGKGSVKEGKVGRKDGQMLPGEDEPLHALVTANTMENVKKAVEQIRNILKQGIETPEDQNDLRKMQLRELARLNGTLREDDNRILRPWQSSETRSITNTTVCTKCGGAGHIASDCKFQRPGDPQSAQDKARMDKEYLSLMAELGEAPVPASVGSTSGPATTPLASAPRPAAPANNPPPPSLMSTTQSRPPWMNSGPSESRPYHGMHGGGPGGPGGGPHSFPHPLPSLTGGHGGHPMQHNPNGPPPPWMQPPPPPMNQGPHPPGHHGPPPMGKSVPGKYACGLWGLSPASRKRYDAATTYGHDATAAAASQWAAPTPSLWSSSPMATAAAAASAAPSAQQQYGFQYPLAMAAKYDDYHHERWHRVHPAMATAAGGCRSFSRSPSDARQPHYGAPAPRGPAASAAWGPSPSAASTAWFRRHDVCPAPSSSASHGPF, from the exons GTCCCCTTCCCCTGAGCCCATCTACAATAGCGAGGGGAAGCGGCTTAACACCCGAGAGTTCCGCACCCGCAAAAAGCTGGAAGAGGAGCGGCACAACCTCATCACAGAGATGGTTGCGCTCAATCCGGATTTCAAGCCACCTGCAGATTACAA ACCTCCAGCAACACGTGTGAGTGATAAAGTCATGATTCCACAAGATGAGTACCCAGAAATCAACTTTGTGGGGCTGCTCATCGGGCCCAG AGGGAACACCCTGAAAAACATAGAGAAGGAGTGCAATGCCAAGATTATGATCCGGGGGAAAGGGTCTGTGAAAGAAGGGAAGGTTGGGCGCAAAGATGGCCAGATGTTGCCAGGAGAAGATGAGCCACTTCATGCCCTGGTCACTGCCAATACAATGGAGAACGTCAAAAAGGCAGTGGAACAG ATAAGAAACATCCTGAAGCAGGGTATCGAGACCCCAGAGGACCAGAATGATCTACGGAAGATGCAGCTTCGGGAGTTGGCTCGCTTGAATGGGACCCTTCGGGAAGACGACAACAG GATCTTAAGACCCTGGCAGAGCTCAGAGACCCGCAGCATTACCAACACCACAGTGTGTACCaagtgtggaggggctggccacATTGCTTCAGACTGTAAATTCCAAAG GCCTGGTGATCCTCAGTCAGCTCAGGATAAAGCTCGGATGGATAAAGAATATTTGTCCCTCATGGCTGAACTGGGTGAAGCACCTGTCCCAGCATCTGTGGGCTCCACCTctgggcctgccaccacacccctgGCCAGCGCACCTCGTCCTGCTGCTCCCGCCAACAACCCACCTCCACCG TCTCTCATGTCTACCACCCAGAGCCGCCCACCCTGGATGAATTCTGGCCCTTCAGAGAGTCGGCCCTACCACGGCATGCACGGAGGTGGTCCTGGTGGGCCCGGAGGTGGCCCCCACAGCTTCCCACACCCATTACCCAGCCTGACAGGTGGGCATGGTGGACATCCCATGCAGCACAACCCCAATGGACCCCCACCCCCTTGGAtgcagccaccaccaccaccgatGAACCAGGGCCCCCACCCTCCTGGGCACCATGGCCCTCCTCCAATGGGTAA ATCAGTACCTGGGAAGTACGCCTGTGGGCTCTGGGGTCTATCGCCTGCATCAAGGAAAAG GTATGATGCCGCCACCACCTATGGGCATGatgccaccgccgccgccgcctcccagtgggcagcccccaccccctccctctgGTCCTCTTCCCCCatggcaacagcagcagcagcagcctccgCCGCCCCCTCCGCCCAGCAGCAGTATGGCTTCCAGTACCCCCTTGCCATGGCAGCAAA ATACGACGACTACCACCACGAGCGCTGGCACAGGGTCCATCCCGCCATGGCAACAGCAGCAGGCGGCTGCCGCAGCTTCTCCAGGAGCCCCTCAGATGCAAGGCAACCCCACTATGGTGCCCCTGCCCCCCGGGGTCCAGCCGCCTCTGCCGCCTGGGGCCCCTCCCCCTCCGCCGCCTCCACCGCCTGGTTCCGCCGGCATGATGTATGCCCCGCcccctcctcctccgcctcccatggACCCTTCTAA
- the SF1 gene encoding splicing factor 1 isoform X12, translated as MEQKTVIPGMPTVIPPGLTREQERAYIVQLQIEDLTRKLRTGDLGIPPNPEDRSPSPEPIYNSEGKRLNTREFRTRKKLEEERHNLITEMVALNPDFKPPADYKPPATRVSDKVMIPQDEYPEINFVGLLIGPRGNTLKNIEKECNAKIMIRGKGSVKEGKVGRKDGQMLPGEDEPLHALVTANTMENVKKAVEQIRNILKQGIETPEDQNDLRKMQLRELARLNGTLREDDNRILRPWQSSETRSITNTTVCTKCGGAGHIASDCKFQRPGDPQSAQDKARMDKEYLSLMAELGEAPVPASVGSTSGPATTPLASAPRPAAPANNPPPPSLMSTTQSRPPWMNSGPSESRPYHGMHGGGPGGPGGGPHSFPHPLPSLTGGHGGHPMQHNPNGPPPPWMQPPPPPMNQGPHPPGHHGPPPMGKSVPGKYACGLWGLSPASRKRYDAATTYGHDATAAAASQWAAPTPSLWSSSPMATAAAAASAAPSAQQQYGFQYPLAMAAKIPPRGGDGPSHESEDFPRPLVTLPGRQPQQRPWWTGWFGKAA; from the exons GTCCCCTTCCCCTGAGCCCATCTACAATAGCGAGGGGAAGCGGCTTAACACCCGAGAGTTCCGCACCCGCAAAAAGCTGGAAGAGGAGCGGCACAACCTCATCACAGAGATGGTTGCGCTCAATCCGGATTTCAAGCCACCTGCAGATTACAA ACCTCCAGCAACACGTGTGAGTGATAAAGTCATGATTCCACAAGATGAGTACCCAGAAATCAACTTTGTGGGGCTGCTCATCGGGCCCAG AGGGAACACCCTGAAAAACATAGAGAAGGAGTGCAATGCCAAGATTATGATCCGGGGGAAAGGGTCTGTGAAAGAAGGGAAGGTTGGGCGCAAAGATGGCCAGATGTTGCCAGGAGAAGATGAGCCACTTCATGCCCTGGTCACTGCCAATACAATGGAGAACGTCAAAAAGGCAGTGGAACAG ATAAGAAACATCCTGAAGCAGGGTATCGAGACCCCAGAGGACCAGAATGATCTACGGAAGATGCAGCTTCGGGAGTTGGCTCGCTTGAATGGGACCCTTCGGGAAGACGACAACAG GATCTTAAGACCCTGGCAGAGCTCAGAGACCCGCAGCATTACCAACACCACAGTGTGTACCaagtgtggaggggctggccacATTGCTTCAGACTGTAAATTCCAAAG GCCTGGTGATCCTCAGTCAGCTCAGGATAAAGCTCGGATGGATAAAGAATATTTGTCCCTCATGGCTGAACTGGGTGAAGCACCTGTCCCAGCATCTGTGGGCTCCACCTctgggcctgccaccacacccctgGCCAGCGCACCTCGTCCTGCTGCTCCCGCCAACAACCCACCTCCACCG TCTCTCATGTCTACCACCCAGAGCCGCCCACCCTGGATGAATTCTGGCCCTTCAGAGAGTCGGCCCTACCACGGCATGCACGGAGGTGGTCCTGGTGGGCCCGGAGGTGGCCCCCACAGCTTCCCACACCCATTACCCAGCCTGACAGGTGGGCATGGTGGACATCCCATGCAGCACAACCCCAATGGACCCCCACCCCCTTGGAtgcagccaccaccaccaccgatGAACCAGGGCCCCCACCCTCCTGGGCACCATGGCCCTCCTCCAATGGGTAA ATCAGTACCTGGGAAGTACGCCTGTGGGCTCTGGGGTCTATCGCCTGCATCAAGGAAAAG GTATGATGCCGCCACCACCTATGGGCATGatgccaccgccgccgccgcctcccagtgggcagcccccaccccctccctctgGTCCTCTTCCCCCatggcaacagcagcagcagcagcctccgCCGCCCCCTCCGCCCAGCAGCAGTATGGCTTCCAGTACCCCCTTGCCATGGCAGCAAA GATCCCTCCCCGCGGCGGCGATGGCCCGAGCCATGAGAGTGAGGACTTTCCGCGCCCATTGGTGACCCTTCCAGGCAGACAGCCTCAGCAACGCCCCTGGTGGACAGGATGGTTCGGCAAAGCAGCCTGA
- the SF1 gene encoding splicing factor 1 isoform X14, giving the protein MEQKTVIPGMPTVIPPGLTREQERAYIVQLQIEDLTRKLRTGDLGIPPNPEDRSPSPEPIYNSEGKRLNTREFRTRKKLEEERHNLITEMVALNPDFKPPADYKPPATRVSDKVMIPQDEYPEINFVGLLIGPRGNTLKNIEKECNAKIMIRGKGSVKEGKVGRKDGQMLPGEDEPLHALVTANTMENVKKAVEQIRNILKQGIETPEDQNDLRKMQLRELARLNGTLREDDNRILRPWQSSETRSITNTTVCTKCGGAGHIASDCKFQRPGDPQSAQDKARMDKEYLSLMAELGEAPVPASVGSTSGPATTPLASAPRPAAPANNPPPPSLMSTTQSRPPWMNSGPSESRPYHGMHGGGPGGPGGGPHSFPHPLPSLTGGHGGHPMQHNPNGPPPPWMQPPPPPMNQGPHPPGHHGPPPMDQYLGSTPVGSGVYRLHQGKGMMPPPPMGMMPPPPPPPSGQPPPPPSGPLPPWQQQQQQPPPPPPPSSSMASSTPLPWQQRSLPAAAMARAMRVRTFRAHW; this is encoded by the exons GTCCCCTTCCCCTGAGCCCATCTACAATAGCGAGGGGAAGCGGCTTAACACCCGAGAGTTCCGCACCCGCAAAAAGCTGGAAGAGGAGCGGCACAACCTCATCACAGAGATGGTTGCGCTCAATCCGGATTTCAAGCCACCTGCAGATTACAA ACCTCCAGCAACACGTGTGAGTGATAAAGTCATGATTCCACAAGATGAGTACCCAGAAATCAACTTTGTGGGGCTGCTCATCGGGCCCAG AGGGAACACCCTGAAAAACATAGAGAAGGAGTGCAATGCCAAGATTATGATCCGGGGGAAAGGGTCTGTGAAAGAAGGGAAGGTTGGGCGCAAAGATGGCCAGATGTTGCCAGGAGAAGATGAGCCACTTCATGCCCTGGTCACTGCCAATACAATGGAGAACGTCAAAAAGGCAGTGGAACAG ATAAGAAACATCCTGAAGCAGGGTATCGAGACCCCAGAGGACCAGAATGATCTACGGAAGATGCAGCTTCGGGAGTTGGCTCGCTTGAATGGGACCCTTCGGGAAGACGACAACAG GATCTTAAGACCCTGGCAGAGCTCAGAGACCCGCAGCATTACCAACACCACAGTGTGTACCaagtgtggaggggctggccacATTGCTTCAGACTGTAAATTCCAAAG GCCTGGTGATCCTCAGTCAGCTCAGGATAAAGCTCGGATGGATAAAGAATATTTGTCCCTCATGGCTGAACTGGGTGAAGCACCTGTCCCAGCATCTGTGGGCTCCACCTctgggcctgccaccacacccctgGCCAGCGCACCTCGTCCTGCTGCTCCCGCCAACAACCCACCTCCACCG TCTCTCATGTCTACCACCCAGAGCCGCCCACCCTGGATGAATTCTGGCCCTTCAGAGAGTCGGCCCTACCACGGCATGCACGGAGGTGGTCCTGGTGGGCCCGGAGGTGGCCCCCACAGCTTCCCACACCCATTACCCAGCCTGACAGGTGGGCATGGTGGACATCCCATGCAGCACAACCCCAATGGACCCCCACCCCCTTGGAtgcagccaccaccaccaccgatGAACCAGGGCCCCCACCCTCCTGGGCACCATGGCCCTCCTCCAATGG ATCAGTACCTGGGAAGTACGCCTGTGGGCTCTGGGGTCTATCGCCTGCATCAAGGAAAAG GTATGATGCCGCCACCACCTATGGGCATGatgccaccgccgccgccgcctcccagtgggcagcccccaccccctccctctgGTCCTCTTCCCCCatggcaacagcagcagcagcagcctccgCCGCCCCCTCCGCCCAGCAGCAGTATGGCTTCCAGTACCCCCTTGCCATGGCAGCAAA GATCCCTCCCCGCGGCGGCGATGGCCCGAGCCATGAGAGTGAGGACTTTCCGCGCCCATTGGTGA
- the SF1 gene encoding splicing factor 1 isoform X4: MEQKTVIPGMPTVIPPGLTREQERAYIVQLQIEDLTRKLRTGDLGIPPNPEDRSPSPEPIYNSEGKRLNTREFRTRKKLEEERHNLITEMVALNPDFKPPADYKPPATRVSDKVMIPQDEYPEINFVGLLIGPRGNTLKNIEKECNAKIMIRGKGSVKEGKVGRKDGQMLPGEDEPLHALVTANTMENVKKAVEQIRNILKQGIETPEDQNDLRKMQLRELARLNGTLREDDNRILRPWQSSETRSITNTTVCTKCGGAGHIASDCKFQRPGDPQSAQDKARMDKEYLSLMAELGEAPVPASVGSTSGPATTPLASAPRPAAPANNPPPPSLMSTTQSRPPWMNSGPSESRPYHGMHGGGPGGPGGGPHSFPHPLPSLTGGHGGHPMQHNPNGPPPPWMQPPPPPMNQGPHPPGHHGPPPMDQYLGSTPVGSGVYRLHQGKGMMPPPPMGMMPPPPPPPSGQPPPPPSGPLPPWQQQQQQPPPPPPPSSSMASSTPLPWQQNTTTTTTSAGTGSIPPWQQQQAAAAASPGAPQMQGNPTMVPLPPGVQPPLPPGAPPPPPPPPPGSAGMMYAPPPPPPPPMDPSNFVTMMGMGVAGMPPFGMPPAPPPPPPQN, translated from the exons GTCCCCTTCCCCTGAGCCCATCTACAATAGCGAGGGGAAGCGGCTTAACACCCGAGAGTTCCGCACCCGCAAAAAGCTGGAAGAGGAGCGGCACAACCTCATCACAGAGATGGTTGCGCTCAATCCGGATTTCAAGCCACCTGCAGATTACAA ACCTCCAGCAACACGTGTGAGTGATAAAGTCATGATTCCACAAGATGAGTACCCAGAAATCAACTTTGTGGGGCTGCTCATCGGGCCCAG AGGGAACACCCTGAAAAACATAGAGAAGGAGTGCAATGCCAAGATTATGATCCGGGGGAAAGGGTCTGTGAAAGAAGGGAAGGTTGGGCGCAAAGATGGCCAGATGTTGCCAGGAGAAGATGAGCCACTTCATGCCCTGGTCACTGCCAATACAATGGAGAACGTCAAAAAGGCAGTGGAACAG ATAAGAAACATCCTGAAGCAGGGTATCGAGACCCCAGAGGACCAGAATGATCTACGGAAGATGCAGCTTCGGGAGTTGGCTCGCTTGAATGGGACCCTTCGGGAAGACGACAACAG GATCTTAAGACCCTGGCAGAGCTCAGAGACCCGCAGCATTACCAACACCACAGTGTGTACCaagtgtggaggggctggccacATTGCTTCAGACTGTAAATTCCAAAG GCCTGGTGATCCTCAGTCAGCTCAGGATAAAGCTCGGATGGATAAAGAATATTTGTCCCTCATGGCTGAACTGGGTGAAGCACCTGTCCCAGCATCTGTGGGCTCCACCTctgggcctgccaccacacccctgGCCAGCGCACCTCGTCCTGCTGCTCCCGCCAACAACCCACCTCCACCG TCTCTCATGTCTACCACCCAGAGCCGCCCACCCTGGATGAATTCTGGCCCTTCAGAGAGTCGGCCCTACCACGGCATGCACGGAGGTGGTCCTGGTGGGCCCGGAGGTGGCCCCCACAGCTTCCCACACCCATTACCCAGCCTGACAGGTGGGCATGGTGGACATCCCATGCAGCACAACCCCAATGGACCCCCACCCCCTTGGAtgcagccaccaccaccaccgatGAACCAGGGCCCCCACCCTCCTGGGCACCATGGCCCTCCTCCAATGG ATCAGTACCTGGGAAGTACGCCTGTGGGCTCTGGGGTCTATCGCCTGCATCAAGGAAAAG GTATGATGCCGCCACCACCTATGGGCATGatgccaccgccgccgccgcctcccagtgggcagcccccaccccctccctctgGTCCTCTTCCCCCatggcaacagcagcagcagcagcctccgCCGCCCCCTCCGCCCAGCAGCAGTATGGCTTCCAGTACCCCCTTGCCATGGCAGCAAA ATACGACGACTACCACCACGAGCGCTGGCACAGGGTCCATCCCGCCATGGCAACAGCAGCAGGCGGCTGCCGCAGCTTCTCCAGGAGCCCCTCAGATGCAAGGCAACCCCACTATGGTGCCCCTGCCCCCCGGGGTCCAGCCGCCTCTGCCGCCTGGGGCCCCTCCCCCTCCGCCGCCTCCACCGCCTGGTTCCGCCGGCATGATGTATGCCCCGCcccctcctcctccgcctcccatggACCCTTCTAACTTTGTCACCATGATGGGCATGGGGGTGGCGGGCATGCCGCCCTTCGGGATGCCTCCAGCTCCCCCACCGCCTCCACCACAGAACTAG
- the SF1 gene encoding splicing factor 1 isoform X8, which produces MEQKTVIPGMPTVIPPGLTREQERAYIVQLQIEDLTRKLRTGDLGIPPNPEDRSPSPEPIYNSEGKRLNTREFRTRKKLEEERHNLITEMVALNPDFKPPADYKPPATRVSDKVMIPQDEYPEINFVGLLIGPRGNTLKNIEKECNAKIMIRGKGSVKEGKVGRKDGQMLPGEDEPLHALVTANTMENVKKAVEQIRNILKQGIETPEDQNDLRKMQLRELARLNGTLREDDNRILRPWQSSETRSITNTTVCTKCGGAGHIASDCKFQRPGDPQSAQDKARMDKEYLSLMAELGEAPVPASVGSTSGPATTPLASAPRPAAPANNPPPPSLMSTTQSRPPWMNSGPSESRPYHGMHGGGPGGPGGGPHSFPHPLPSLTGGHGGHPMQHNPNGPPPPWMQPPPPPMNQGPHPPGHHGPPPMVPGKYACGLWGLSPASRKRYDAATTYGHDATAAAASQWAAPTPSLWSSSPMATAAAAASAAPSAQQQYGFQYPLAMAAKYDDYHHERWHRVHPAMATAAGGCRSFSRSPSDARQPHYGAPAPRGPAASAAWGPSPSAASTAWFRRHDVCPAPSSSASHGPF; this is translated from the exons GTCCCCTTCCCCTGAGCCCATCTACAATAGCGAGGGGAAGCGGCTTAACACCCGAGAGTTCCGCACCCGCAAAAAGCTGGAAGAGGAGCGGCACAACCTCATCACAGAGATGGTTGCGCTCAATCCGGATTTCAAGCCACCTGCAGATTACAA ACCTCCAGCAACACGTGTGAGTGATAAAGTCATGATTCCACAAGATGAGTACCCAGAAATCAACTTTGTGGGGCTGCTCATCGGGCCCAG AGGGAACACCCTGAAAAACATAGAGAAGGAGTGCAATGCCAAGATTATGATCCGGGGGAAAGGGTCTGTGAAAGAAGGGAAGGTTGGGCGCAAAGATGGCCAGATGTTGCCAGGAGAAGATGAGCCACTTCATGCCCTGGTCACTGCCAATACAATGGAGAACGTCAAAAAGGCAGTGGAACAG ATAAGAAACATCCTGAAGCAGGGTATCGAGACCCCAGAGGACCAGAATGATCTACGGAAGATGCAGCTTCGGGAGTTGGCTCGCTTGAATGGGACCCTTCGGGAAGACGACAACAG GATCTTAAGACCCTGGCAGAGCTCAGAGACCCGCAGCATTACCAACACCACAGTGTGTACCaagtgtggaggggctggccacATTGCTTCAGACTGTAAATTCCAAAG GCCTGGTGATCCTCAGTCAGCTCAGGATAAAGCTCGGATGGATAAAGAATATTTGTCCCTCATGGCTGAACTGGGTGAAGCACCTGTCCCAGCATCTGTGGGCTCCACCTctgggcctgccaccacacccctgGCCAGCGCACCTCGTCCTGCTGCTCCCGCCAACAACCCACCTCCACCG TCTCTCATGTCTACCACCCAGAGCCGCCCACCCTGGATGAATTCTGGCCCTTCAGAGAGTCGGCCCTACCACGGCATGCACGGAGGTGGTCCTGGTGGGCCCGGAGGTGGCCCCCACAGCTTCCCACACCCATTACCCAGCCTGACAGGTGGGCATGGTGGACATCCCATGCAGCACAACCCCAATGGACCCCCACCCCCTTGGAtgcagccaccaccaccaccgatGAACCAGGGCCCCCACCCTCCTGGGCACCATGGCCCTCCTCCAATGG TACCTGGGAAGTACGCCTGTGGGCTCTGGGGTCTATCGCCTGCATCAAGGAAAAG GTATGATGCCGCCACCACCTATGGGCATGatgccaccgccgccgccgcctcccagtgggcagcccccaccccctccctctgGTCCTCTTCCCCCatggcaacagcagcagcagcagcctccgCCGCCCCCTCCGCCCAGCAGCAGTATGGCTTCCAGTACCCCCTTGCCATGGCAGCAAA ATACGACGACTACCACCACGAGCGCTGGCACAGGGTCCATCCCGCCATGGCAACAGCAGCAGGCGGCTGCCGCAGCTTCTCCAGGAGCCCCTCAGATGCAAGGCAACCCCACTATGGTGCCCCTGCCCCCCGGGGTCCAGCCGCCTCTGCCGCCTGGGGCCCCTCCCCCTCCGCCGCCTCCACCGCCTGGTTCCGCCGGCATGATGTATGCCCCGCcccctcctcctccgcctcccatggACCCTTCTAA
- the SF1 gene encoding splicing factor 1 isoform X15, whose amino-acid sequence MVALNPDFKPPADYKPPATRVSDKVMIPQDEYPEINFVGLLIGPRGNTLKNIEKECNAKIMIRGKGSVKEGKVGRKDGQMLPGEDEPLHALVTANTMENVKKAVEQIRNILKQGIETPEDQNDLRKMQLRELARLNGTLREDDNRILRPWQSSETRSITNTTVCTKCGGAGHIASDCKFQRPGDPQSAQDKARMDKEYLSLMAELGEAPVPASVGSTSGPATTPLASAPRPAAPANNPPPPSLMSTTQSRPPWMNSGPSESRPYHGMHGGGPGGPGGGPHSFPHPLPSLTGGHGGHPMQHNPNGPPPPWMQPPPPPMNQGPHPPGHHGPPPMDQYLGSTPVGSGVYRLHQGKGMMPPPPMGMMPPPPPPPSGQPPPPPSGPLPPWQQQQQQPPPPPPPSSSMASSTPLPWQQRSLPAAAMARAMRVRTFRAHW is encoded by the exons ATGGTTGCGCTCAATCCGGATTTCAAGCCACCTGCAGATTACAA ACCTCCAGCAACACGTGTGAGTGATAAAGTCATGATTCCACAAGATGAGTACCCAGAAATCAACTTTGTGGGGCTGCTCATCGGGCCCAG AGGGAACACCCTGAAAAACATAGAGAAGGAGTGCAATGCCAAGATTATGATCCGGGGGAAAGGGTCTGTGAAAGAAGGGAAGGTTGGGCGCAAAGATGGCCAGATGTTGCCAGGAGAAGATGAGCCACTTCATGCCCTGGTCACTGCCAATACAATGGAGAACGTCAAAAAGGCAGTGGAACAG ATAAGAAACATCCTGAAGCAGGGTATCGAGACCCCAGAGGACCAGAATGATCTACGGAAGATGCAGCTTCGGGAGTTGGCTCGCTTGAATGGGACCCTTCGGGAAGACGACAACAG GATCTTAAGACCCTGGCAGAGCTCAGAGACCCGCAGCATTACCAACACCACAGTGTGTACCaagtgtggaggggctggccacATTGCTTCAGACTGTAAATTCCAAAG GCCTGGTGATCCTCAGTCAGCTCAGGATAAAGCTCGGATGGATAAAGAATATTTGTCCCTCATGGCTGAACTGGGTGAAGCACCTGTCCCAGCATCTGTGGGCTCCACCTctgggcctgccaccacacccctgGCCAGCGCACCTCGTCCTGCTGCTCCCGCCAACAACCCACCTCCACCG TCTCTCATGTCTACCACCCAGAGCCGCCCACCCTGGATGAATTCTGGCCCTTCAGAGAGTCGGCCCTACCACGGCATGCACGGAGGTGGTCCTGGTGGGCCCGGAGGTGGCCCCCACAGCTTCCCACACCCATTACCCAGCCTGACAGGTGGGCATGGTGGACATCCCATGCAGCACAACCCCAATGGACCCCCACCCCCTTGGAtgcagccaccaccaccaccgatGAACCAGGGCCCCCACCCTCCTGGGCACCATGGCCCTCCTCCAATGG ATCAGTACCTGGGAAGTACGCCTGTGGGCTCTGGGGTCTATCGCCTGCATCAAGGAAAAG GTATGATGCCGCCACCACCTATGGGCATGatgccaccgccgccgccgcctcccagtgggcagcccccaccccctccctctgGTCCTCTTCCCCCatggcaacagcagcagcagcagcctccgCCGCCCCCTCCGCCCAGCAGCAGTATGGCTTCCAGTACCCCCTTGCCATGGCAGCAAA GATCCCTCCCCGCGGCGGCGATGGCCCGAGCCATGAGAGTGAGGACTTTCCGCGCCCATTGGTGA